Proteins found in one Candidatus Methylomirabilis lanthanidiphila genomic segment:
- the atsA_3 gene encoding Arylsulfatase translates to MDTIALQYRRLGLLGPLLIALVLPAFWVGNTWAEAPRHAVLPAHEPAFKGKIGRTYRESQPDKIPITKAPAGAPNILVILIDDAGFGSWSTFGGQIPTPNLDRLAKTGLSYTRFHTTALCSPTRAALLTGRNHHSVGTGVVTEMGTAYPGYSGLAPKSAAMVSEVLRQSGYSTAFIGKNHNVPDWETSVSGPFDRWPGLQGFDHFYGFIGGEANQWAPGIYRDHQRVEMEIPKGKEGRYTLNDALADETVSYIYQQKSVTPDRPFFIYYAPGATHAPHHVPREWIDKFKGQFDQGWDRYREETFRRQLKLGVIPPGTKLTPRPKEIPAYDSLTRDQKRVAARLMEAFAAYTAQTDDEVGRVLDAIEQVGHLNNTLVFWIIGDNGASMEGTPFGAFNELAALGGIREDPVFIVQHLDEIGGPKAYNHFPVGWAWAMNTPFQWGKQVASHFGGTRNPMVIAWPDRIKQRGIRTQFHHVIDIVPTILEAAKIPKPKEVNGVRQKPIEGVSMMYSFDRANAEGTRTVQYFELLGNRGIYKNGWFAAVRHGRLPWMMGLGSSVGLDEDTWELYDLTHDFSQSDDLAAKHPRRLEELQQAFWVEAKQYQVLPLDDRLAERFNPALRPSLIEGRTVFTYYSGARISDSSAAPTQNRSHTITAHLDIPQDGADGVLVAVGGVAGGFSFHIKDKHPVYEYRFGPVPTKVTSSEPLASGPNVIRMEFRYDGGGLGKGATVSLFVNDRKVAAGRLDATIWTGKYSADETFDIGADTGSPVSDDYASPNRFGGTIKKVIVSLGEPTPTVADQKTLKDIE, encoded by the coding sequence ATGGACACCATCGCTCTTCAGTATCGGCGGTTGGGGTTGCTCGGACCTCTGCTCATAGCACTCGTGCTGCCGGCATTTTGGGTCGGCAACACATGGGCCGAGGCGCCGCGCCACGCGGTGCTGCCCGCCCACGAGCCCGCGTTCAAGGGGAAGATCGGGCGTACGTACAGGGAATCGCAGCCCGATAAGATTCCGATCACCAAGGCGCCGGCGGGCGCTCCCAACATCCTGGTCATCCTCATCGATGATGCCGGTTTCGGCTCGTGGAGCACATTCGGCGGCCAGATTCCCACGCCGAACCTCGACCGGTTGGCGAAGACGGGATTGAGCTATACGCGCTTTCATACCACCGCGCTCTGCTCACCTACCCGCGCGGCGTTGCTCACCGGCCGCAACCACCATTCGGTCGGTACCGGCGTCGTCACAGAGATGGGCACCGCCTACCCGGGCTATAGCGGCCTCGCGCCCAAGAGCGCGGCGATGGTATCGGAAGTTCTTCGCCAAAGCGGCTACAGCACTGCATTCATCGGCAAGAACCACAACGTGCCGGACTGGGAGACGAGCGTATCCGGTCCGTTTGACCGCTGGCCAGGATTACAAGGCTTTGACCACTTTTACGGCTTTATCGGTGGAGAGGCGAACCAGTGGGCGCCGGGGATCTATCGCGACCACCAGCGGGTGGAGATGGAGATTCCGAAAGGTAAGGAAGGGCGCTACACCTTGAACGATGCACTGGCGGATGAGACCGTCAGCTACATCTACCAGCAGAAGTCGGTCACGCCGGATCGCCCGTTCTTCATCTATTACGCCCCCGGCGCCACCCACGCTCCGCATCATGTGCCCAGGGAGTGGATCGACAAGTTCAAGGGGCAGTTCGACCAAGGCTGGGACAGATACCGCGAGGAGACATTCCGGCGCCAACTCAAGCTGGGGGTAATTCCGCCGGGTACGAAGCTCACGCCGCGGCCCAAAGAGATCCCGGCCTACGACTCGCTGACTCGGGATCAGAAGCGTGTTGCCGCACGGCTGATGGAGGCGTTTGCGGCGTACACCGCACAGACCGATGACGAGGTGGGTCGCGTTCTCGATGCCATCGAGCAAGTCGGCCACCTGAATAACACGCTCGTCTTCTGGATCATCGGCGACAACGGCGCGTCCATGGAAGGCACGCCCTTCGGCGCATTCAACGAGTTGGCGGCCTTGGGGGGCATACGGGAGGATCCGGTCTTTATCGTGCAGCACCTGGACGAGATCGGCGGGCCGAAGGCGTATAACCACTTCCCGGTTGGTTGGGCCTGGGCTATGAACACGCCCTTCCAGTGGGGCAAGCAGGTCGCCTCGCATTTCGGCGGTACGCGCAATCCGATGGTAATTGCCTGGCCCGATCGCATCAAGCAGCGCGGCATTCGCACCCAGTTCCATCATGTCATCGACATTGTACCAACCATCCTCGAGGCGGCGAAGATTCCGAAGCCGAAGGAGGTCAACGGGGTCAGGCAAAAGCCTATCGAGGGCGTCAGCATGATGTACAGCTTCGACCGGGCGAACGCCGAAGGCACGCGGACGGTGCAGTACTTCGAACTGCTCGGAAACCGCGGGATCTACAAGAACGGCTGGTTTGCCGCCGTGCGGCATGGCCGCCTTCCCTGGATGATGGGACTCGGGTCGTCCGTGGGTCTCGACGAAGACACGTGGGAGCTTTACGACCTCACGCACGACTTCAGTCAATCCGACGACCTGGCTGCAAAGCATCCAAGAAGGCTCGAGGAGCTTCAGCAGGCGTTCTGGGTCGAGGCGAAACAATACCAGGTACTTCCCTTGGACGATCGGTTGGCCGAACGCTTCAATCCCGCGCTGCGTCCCAGCCTGATCGAGGGCCGAACGGTGTTTACCTACTATTCGGGCGCGCGCATCTCGGACAGTTCGGCCGCGCCGACCCAGAACCGGTCGCACACCATCACCGCTCATCTGGACATCCCGCAGGATGGGGCCGATGGGGTGCTGGTGGCTGTTGGGGGAGTCGCGGGCGGCTTCTCCTTCCACATCAAGGACAAACACCCCGTTTACGAATACCGTTTCGGCCCGGTTCCCACGAAGGTTACGAGCAGCGAGCCCCTGGCGTCGGGGCCGAATGTCATACGCATGGAGTTTCGCTACGATGGCGGCGGTCTGGGTAAGGGGGCGACGGTGTCGCTCTTTGTCAACGACAGGAAGGTCGCGGCGGGACGCCTCGACGCGACCATCTGGACGGGCAAGTATTCCGCGGACGAGACCTTCGACATCGGCGCCGACACCGGCTCGCCCGTCAGCGACGACTACGCCTCGCCGAATCGCTTCGGCGGCACGATCAAGAAGGTGATCGTCAGCCTTGGCGAACCTACGCCTACGGTCGCCGATCAAAAGACGCTGAAAGATATCGAGTAA